The following proteins come from a genomic window of Aspergillus luchuensis IFO 4308 DNA, chromosome 3, nearly complete sequence:
- a CDS encoding putative trimethyllysine dioxygenase TmlH (COG:I;~EggNog:ENOG410PG43;~InterPro:IPR010376,IPR038492,IPR003819,IPR012776, IPR042098;~PFAM:PF02668,PF06155;~go_function: GO:0005506 - iron ion binding [Evidence IEA];~go_function: GO:0016491 - oxidoreductase activity [Evidence IEA];~go_function: GO:0050353 - trimethyllysine dioxygenase activity [Evidence IEA];~go_process: GO:0045329 - carnitine biosynthetic process [Evidence IEA];~go_process: GO:0055114 - oxidation-reduction process [Evidence IEA]) has translation MHSVARLSFLRTLGSLKHASTSRAVSSFTPKYVGVTYKSSSVSTRFPSLVRANSSIANAQATPSSSANEDPWPLHLRNQKWESLQLGHEGQASNFGTFWLRDNCQCSKCIHPDTRQRTVDTFAIPDDIRVKDLSYEKDGVKVDWSDGHHAYYPFPWLKSHSNKPVSKLEPKSELHFREIKSYVPGRDTTFPTFPYADIMADDGALRDWLEGIYDWGFAFVQGVPTNPESTEALLKRIAFIRNTHYGGFWDFTADLTFKDTAYTTEFLGAHTDNTYFTDPARLQLFHLLSHTNGDGGASLLVDGFRAASILREESPQDFEVLMSTNHPYHSSGNEDVCVQPAEQAPVLKVHPELQRLYQIRWNNYDRAAKKNWNWEEQVKWYTAARHWDEIIRRKDMEIWTQLEPGTALSKCCRERCLRTGLIFPSLRQLENASRSLGIHRKAQDVRWI, from the exons ATGCACAGTGTCGCCAGACTCTCCTTCCTCAGGACACTAGGTTCCTTGAAGCACGCAAG CACATCGCGTGCCGTGTCATCATTTACCCCGAAATATGTTGGAGTG ACCTACAAGTCATCGTCCGTCTCAACTCGATTCCCTTCGCTAGTACGCGCGAATTCATCAATTGCAAATGCCCAGGCCACACCCTCTAGCAGCGCTAACGAGGATCCCTGGCCTCTCCATCTAAGAAACCAAAAGTGGGAGTCGTTGCAGCTCGGTCATGAAGGTCAAGCCAGCAATTT TGGGACGTTTTGGCTCCG GGACAATTGCCAATGTTCCAAATGCATTCATCCAGACACAAGACAACGAACTGTTGATACGTTTGCG ATTCCTGATGATATCCGTGTCAAAGATCTCAGTTATGAAAAGGATGGTGTGAAGGTAGATT GGTCGGACGGGCATCATGCCTATTATCCATTTCCGTGGCTCAAGAGCCATTCCAACAAGCCTGTTTCCAAGCTGGAACCGAAGTCAGAACTACATTTCAG AGAGATCAAGTCATACGTTCCGGGCAGAGACACGACATTTCCAACATTTCCTTACGCAGATATCATGGCCGACGATGGTGCTCTGCGTGACTGGCTTGAAGGAATT TACGACTGGGGATTTGCTTTTGTACAAGGAGTTCCTACCAATCCCGAATCAACCGAGGCTCTCCTAAAGAGGATTGCTTTCATCAGGAACACTCATTACG GTGGATTCTGGGATTTCACGGCCGATTTGACTTTCAAGGACACCGCATATACGACGGAATTTCTCGGGGCACATACGGACAACACCTATTTCACCGATCCTGCGAGGCTCCAGCTATTCCACCTTCTATCCCATACCAATGGAGACGGCGGCGCCAGTCTGCTTGTTGATGGTTTCCGGGCTGCTTCAATTCTTCGTGAAGAGAGCCCGCAAGACTTCGAGGTATTGATGTCAACAAACCACCCTTACCACTCAAGTGGTAATGAGGACGTATGCGTGCAACCGGCGGAGCAAGCTCCAGTCCTCAAGGTTCACCCTGAACTACAACGGCTATATCAGATTCGCTGGAACAACTATGACAGAGCCGCCAAGAAGAACTGGAACTGGGAGGAACAGGTCAAGTGGTATACGGCCGCACGGCACTGGGACGAGATAATTCGTCGCAAAGACATGGAGATCTGGACACAGCTTGAACCAGGGACAGCCCTCAGTAAGTGTTGCAGGGAGCGATGTTTGCGAACAGGACTAATTTTCCCAAGTCTTCGACAATTGGAGAATGCTTCACGGTCGCTCGGAATTCACAGGAAAGCGCAGGATGTGCGGTGGATATAG
- a CDS encoding putative peroxisomal dehydratase (COG:I;~EggNog:ENOG410PI66;~InterPro:IPR002539,IPR029069;~PFAM:PF01575) produces MSTPGAGHEFPSQEVSWLKRDALLFAYSIGCKADELHFLYELHPNFAVFPTYPIILPFKLTDQEVTDFYARSGGSPIPGVPKFDYRRVVDGQRKLTILKPLPPTSEGRKFELRSKVIGVYDKGKPGTVIETEQTIVDKETGEIYSRTVSSGFFVGQGNWGGPKGPSNANYAPPEGKQPDAVHVVQTTPETAHLYRLNGDYNPLHATPEPGEKMGFGGAIVHGLFSWNSAAHGVLRELGGSDPKNLKEIQARFASPVIPGDKLITEIWRTGSLQDGYEEIRFVTKNGKGKAVLSNGRCLMKVTGPKSKL; encoded by the exons ATGTCAACCCCAGGAGCTGGTCATGAATTTCCTAGCCAGGAGGTGTCCTGGCTCAAGCGGGACGCTCTACTCTTTGCCTACAGTATCGGCTGCAAGGCCGATGAGCTGCATTTTCTCTAC GAGCTCCATCCGAACTTTGCGGTCTTTCCCACGTATCCTATAATTCTTC CGTTTAAGCTCACTGATCAAGAAGTAACGGACTTCTATGCCCGTTCTGGTGGATCCCCTATCCCTGGTGTTCCAAAGTTCGACTATCGCCGCGTGGTTGACGGCCAGCGCAAGCTCACCATCCTTAAGCCGTTGCCTCCAACGAGCGAGGGTAGGAAGTTCGAGCTACGCAGCAAGGTCATTGGAGTTTATGACAAGGGCAAGCCTGGCACTGTCATCGAAACAGAACAGACTATTGTGGATAAGGAGACAGGCGAGATCTACTCCAGAACTGTTAGCAGCGGTTTCTTCGTTGGCCAGGGTAACTGGGGTGGACCGAAAG GCCCCAGCAATGCCAACTACGCCCCACCTGAAGGCAAGCAGCCAGATGCCGTCCATGTAGTCCAAACGACTCCGGAGACAGCCCATCTCTATCG ACTGAACGGAGACTACAATCCTCTACATGCTACTCCCGAGCCTGGTGAGAAGATGGGCTTCGGCGGCGCCATCGTCCATGGCCTCTTCAGCTGGAATTCCGCTGCCCATGGTGTCCTGCGAGAGCTCGGTGGTAGTGATCCGAAGAATCTCAAGGAGATTCAAGCGCGCTTTGCTTCGCCAGTTATACCTGGTGACAAGCTTATCACTGAAATCTGGAGGACGGGCAGTCTCCAAGATGGTTATGAAGAAATTCGATTCGTAACCAAGAATGGTAAGGGCAAGGCGGTCCTGAGCAACGGCCGCTGCCTGATGAAGGTTACCGGGCCGAAAAGCAAACTATGA
- a CDS encoding uncharacterized protein (TransMembrane:1 (o333-353i)): MSHPQRTTTTATATATSADPLTNPSTASTSDGASNKALRILFGVLRLYEDFKSAKVLVVGKACTWHHLKDRSLKKIEILVNTDVPPVTLRGYLIFDRSGYFSISSSGGCSFNMKLGRSTLIPCTLDTVTSRQLSPTARDLELRIYRQAFGRVHELQYVPQEEFPFVDLPSVILMEVLLPSEPKTIIDSPRVWKLAQRLDPQFRWEDWQRNALEARLTRLIDLAKKDEKRTREEWRAVLHLQIDELADGVEDESTDGEDELADGVEDESTDGEDELADGVEDESLDGEDELADGVEDESMDGEDELADGVEDEPLENNPNSLSPNLPFSYVMPWRSWCVGFGVMAFIIVLYFLFLRKTQAPEKRHNTWTEWVFIIMLSYLS; this comes from the exons ATGAGCCACCCCCagcgcaccaccaccactgccactgctaCTGCCACCTCCGCCGACCCCCTTACAAATCCCTCAACGGCGTCGACATCCGATGGTGCTTCAAACAAAGCTTTACGGATTCTGTTTGGCGTATTAAGACTCTATGAGGATTTCAAATCCGCAAAGGTCTTAGTTGTCGGAAAGGCGTGCACTTGGCACCATCTCAAAGACAGGTCACTAAAA AAAATCGAAATACTCGTCAACACAGATGTTCCGCCAGTTACGCTCCGGGGTTACCTCATATTCGACCGATCCGGATACTTTTCAATTTCGAGTTCTGGCGGCTGCTCTTTCAATATGAAACTGGGACGTTCCACTCTCATCCCTTGCACCTTGGACACTGTAACTTCACGGCAGCTGTCGCCCACGGCTAGGGACCTCGAACTTCGAATTTACCGCCAGGCATTCGGGAGAGTTCACGAGCTGCAATATGTTCCGCAAGAGGAGTTTCCCTTTGTTGACCTCCCCTCCGTCATTTTGATGGAGGTCTTGTTGCCTTCAGAGCCTAAAACAATCATCGACTCCCCCCGGGTGTGGAAGTTAGCCCAAAGGCTTGATCCACAGTTTAGGTGGGAGGATTGGCAGAGGAACGCTCTGGAGGCGAGGCTGACAAGGCTCATAGATCTGGCgaaaaaggatgagaagaggaCGCGTGAAGAGTGGCGTGCggtcctccatctccaaatTGATGAGCTGGCAGacggggtggaagatgagtccacggacggagaggatgagctggcagacggggtggaagatgagtccacggacggagaggatgagctggcagacggggtggaagatgagtccttggacggagaggatgagctggcagacggggtggaagatgagtccatggacggagaggatgagctggcagacggggtggaagatgagccCCTTGAGAACAATCCCAATTCTTTGTCTCCCAATCTCCCTTTTTCCTATGTCATGCCCTGGCGTTCTTGGTGTGTTGGCTTTGGTGTAATGGCGTTCATCATTGttctctattttcttttccttcggAAAACCCAGGCTCCTGAGAAAAGGCACAATACATGGACGGAATGGGTGTTCATTATTATGTTAAGCTATTTGTCATGA
- the RPT5 gene encoding proteasome regulatory particle base subunit RPT5 (COG:O;~EggNog:ENOG410PFP3;~InterPro:IPR041569,IPR003959,IPR027417,IPR003593, IPR032501,IPR003960,IPR035254,IPR005937;~PFAM:PF16450,PF00004,PF17862;~go_component: GO:0005737 - cytoplasm [Evidence IEA];~go_function: GO:0005524 - ATP binding [Evidence IEA];~go_function: GO:0016787 - hydrolase activity [Evidence IEA];~go_function: GO:0016887 - ATPase activity [Evidence IEA];~go_function: GO:0036402 - proteasome-activating ATPase activity [Evidence IEA];~go_process: GO:0030163 - protein catabolic process [Evidence IEA]), producing the protein MSTLEDLDDLEREQRDKKKDQGDDGEGRKPEGEGDAEMKDADAKKDEDDGLLDEEILSSSTADIVKRRRMLENELRIMKSEYQRLTHEQNTMREKVKDNQEKIENNRQLPYLVGNVVELLDLDVEAEAAEEGANIDLDATRVGKSAVIKTSTRQTIYLPLIGLVDHEKLKPGDLIGVNKDSYLVLDTLPAEYDNRVKAMEVDEKPTEKYTDIGGLDKQIEEIVEAIVWPMKEADRFKKLGIKAPKGALMYGPPGTGKTLLARACAAETNATFLKLAGPQLVQMFIGDGAKLVRDCFALAKEKAPSIIFIDELDAVGTKRFDSEKSGDREVQRTMLELLNQLDGFASDDRIKVLAATNRVDVLDPALLRSGRLDRKIEFPLPNEEARANILQIHSRKMAVDDRVNWAELARSTDEFGGAQLKAVCVEAGMIALRKGMSKVGHENYVDAISEVQAKKKDTNMGIYV; encoded by the exons ATGTCGACCTTGGAAGACCTCGACGACCTTGAGCGTGAgcagagagacaagaagaaggaccaAGGAGATGACGGCGAAGGCAGGAAGCccgaaggtgaaggagatgctGAGATGAAAGATGCCGATGCCAagaaagatgaggatgatggactCTTGGACGAAGAGATCCTTAGCTCGAGCACAGCGGACATCGTCAAGCGACGGCGGATGCTGGAGAATGAGCTGCGTATAATGAAGAGCGAATACCAGCGCCTGACCCACGAGCAAAACACGATGCGAGAGAAAGTCAAGGATAACCAAGAAAAGATCGAGAACAACAG GCAATTACCCTACCTGGTCGGAAACGTCGTCGAGCTTTTGGATTTGGATGTTGAAGCTGAGGCTGCCGAGGAGGGGGCGAACATTGACCTTGATGCTACACGGGTGGGCAAGTCGGCTGTCATCAAGACGTCGACCCGCCAGACTATCTATCTCCCTCTCATTGGTCTAGTAGATCACGAGAAGTTGAAGCCTGGTGATCTCATTGGTGTCAACAAGGACTCATACCTCGTCCTGGATACGCTACCTGCCGAGTACGATAACCGTGTTAAGGCCATGGAGGTCGATGAGAAGCCGACGGAGAAGTACACCGACATTGGTGGCTTGGATAAGCAAATCGAGGAGATTGTGGAGGCTATCGTATGGCCTATGAAGGAGGCTGACAGGTTCAAGAAGCTTGGCATCAAGGCACCGAAAG GTGCTCTAATGTATGGACCTCCCGGTACGGGTAAGACACTTCTTGCCCGAGCCTGTGCAGCAGAGACGAATGCCACATTCCTCAAGCTCGCCGGTCCGCAGTTGGTGCAGATGTTCATCGGTGATGGTGCGAAACTTGTTCGTGACTGCTTCGCCCTTGCCAAGGAGAAGGCACCTTCCATTATCTTCATCGACGAGCTGGATGCGGTCGGTACGAAGCGTTTCGACTCCGAGAAGTCCGGTGACCGTGAAGTGCAGCGAACCATGCTTGAACTGCTCAATCAGCTCGACGGATTTGCCTCGGATGATCGCATCAAGGTCCTCGCGGCCACGAACCGTGTCGACGTTCTCGATCCCGCCCTGCTCCGTTCCGGTCGTCTGGACCGCAAGATCGAGTTCCCGCTACCCAACGAGGAGGCGAGAGCCAACATCCTGCAGATCCACTCCCGCAAAATGGCCGTGGATGACCGGGTTAATTGGGCGGAACTGGCCCGCAGTACCGACGAGTTTGGCGGTGCTCAGCTGAAGGCTGTGTGCGTGGAGGCGGGTATGATTGCTCTCCGGAAGGGCATGAGCAAAGTAGGACACGAGAACTATGTGGATGCCATTTCGGAAGTacaggcgaagaagaaggacacgAACATGGGTATCTATGTCTAA